In one Mus pahari chromosome 21, PAHARI_EIJ_v1.1, whole genome shotgun sequence genomic region, the following are encoded:
- the Tulp1 gene encoding tubby-related protein 1 — translation MPLQEETLREVWASDSGHEEDWLSPEPPLRPKQRPAQGQKLRKKKPETPDSPESKPRKAGAGRRKQEELPADPAEPRAAQTVYAKFLRDPEAKKRDPRENFLVARAPDLGGEENSEEDSDDDDNDDDDDNEEEKKEGGKEKSSLPPKKAPKEREKKAKALGPRGDVGSPDAPRKPLRTKKKEVGEGTKLRKAKKKGPGETDKDPAGSPAAVRKKIPAAMFLVGEGGTAEKGVKKKGPPKGSEEEKKEEEEEEEEEDASAVMKNSNQKGRAKGKGKKKVKEERACSPPVEVGEPREFVLHPAPQGRAVRCRLTRDKKGMDRGMYPSYFLHLDTEKKVFLLAGRKRKRSKTANYLISSDPTNLSRGGENFIGKLRSNLLGNRFTVFDNGQNPQRGGGGDVGSLRQELAAVVYETNVLGFRGPRRMTVIIPGMNSDNERVPIRPRNASDGLLVRWQNKTLESLIELHNKPPIWNEDSGSYTLNFQGRVTQASVKNFQIVHADDPDYIVLQFGRVAEDAFTLDYRYPLCALQAFAIALSSFDGKLACE, via the exons ATGCCACTGCAGGAGGAGACCCTTCGGGAAGTGTGGGCCTCAGACAG TGGCCATGAAGAGGACTGGCTGAGCCCCGAGCCCCCGCTGCGCCCCAAACAG CGACCCGCCCAGGGACAGAAGTTGAGAAAAAAGAAACCCGAGACCCCCGACTCCCCGGAATCCAAACCCCGTAAAGCAGGGG CTGGacgcaggaagcaggaggagctgcCCGCAGACCCGGCGGAGCCGCGCGCTGCGCAGACAGTCTACGCCAAGTTCCTGAGGGACCCCGAAGCCAAGAAGCGGGACCCCCGGGAAAACTTCCTAGTTGCCCGCGCCCCAGACCTGGGAGGCG AGGAGAATTCGGAAGAGGATTcggatgatgatgacaatgacgacgatgatgataatgaagaggagaagaaagaggggggaaaagagaaaagctcTCTGCCCCCcaagaaagcacccaaggagagagagaagaaagccaaggCTCTGGGCCCAAGGG GGGATGTAGGAAGCCCGGATGCCCCTCGGAAACCGCTCCGAACCAAGAAGAAGGAGGTAGGGGAGGGAACCAAACTgagaaaggcaaagaagaaag GGCCTGGGGAGACTGACAAGGACCCCGCGGGGAGCCCAGCAGCCGTGAGGAAGAAGATCCCAGCAGCCATGTTCCTGGTTGGGGAAGGTGGCACGGCTGAGAAGGGTGTGAAGAAGAAAG GGCCTCCTAAAGgctcagaggaagagaagaaggaggaagaggaggaagaggaagaggaggatgcaTCCGCAGTGATGAAGAACAGCAACCAGAAGGGCAGAGCTAAAGGGAAAGGCAAAAAG aaAGTG AAGGAGGAGAGAGCCTGTTCTCCCCCTGTGGAAGTGGGTGAACCCCGGGAGTTTGTGCTGCACCCAGCACCCCAGGGCCGGGCAGTCCGCTGCCGGCTGACACGGGACAAGAAGGGCATGGATCGCGGCATGTACCCGTCCTACTTCCTGCACCTGGACACTGAGAAGAAG GTGTTCCTCCTGGCCGGCAGGAAACGCAAGCGGAGTAAGACAGCCAACTATCTCATCTCCAGTGACCCCACCAACCTGTCCCGGGGAGGCGAGAATTTCATCGGGAAGCTGAG GTCTAACCTCCTGGGGAACCGCTTCACCGTCTTTGACAACGGGCAGAACCCACAGCGAGGGGGAGGTGGTGACGTGGGAAGCCTGCGCCAGGAGCTGGCCGCTGTGGTCTAT GAAACCAATGTTTTAGGCTTCCGAGGACCCCGCCGTATGACTGTCATCATTCCTGGAATGAACTCGGACAACGAGAGGGTCCCTATCCGGCCCCGAAAC GCCAGCGATGGGCTGCTAGTGCGCTGGCAGAACAAGACCCTGGAGAGTCTCATTGAGCTCCATAACAAGCCACCCATCTGGAACGAAGACAGTGGCTCCTACACCCTCAACTTCCAGGGCCGGGTCACCCAGGCCTCCGTCAAGAACTTTCAGATTGTGCATGCTGATGACC CCGACTATATAGTGCTGCAGTTCGGCCGTGTGGCCGAGGACGCCTTCACCCTAGACTACCGGTACCCGCTGTGCGCTCTGCAGGCCTTCGCCATCGCCCTCTCCAGCTTCGACGGGAAGCTGGCCTGCGAGTGA